A part of Acipenser ruthenus chromosome 12, fAciRut3.2 maternal haplotype, whole genome shotgun sequence genomic DNA contains:
- the LOC117416920 gene encoding von Willebrand factor C domain-containing protein 2-like, with translation MCVKAVNALHSLLLLALCLQCASGFSVAGQVNTCEANGSVYYVGEWYFLDSDHCTQCECTVEGAACARTECTSLPPACIHVSHYPTDCCPRCEKIGCEYRGEVFELGEQFQPSECEQCTCDMDGIARCLVADCAPPPCVNPVYEKGKCCPECKEGPNCYADSSQTQVIPGGEPVWIDSCTKCRCHDGQDAGYWEGNRVAQCVRVQTCTLDDGDSHN, from the exons ATGTGCGTTAAAGCAGTTAATGCTCTTCATTCCTTACTTTTGCTAGCGCTGTGCTTGCAGTGCGCCTCCGGTTTTTCCGTGGCGGGGCAGGTGAACACCTGTGAGGCCAATGGCAGTGTCTATTATGTAGGCGAGTGGTACTTTCTGGACTCCGATCACTGTACCCAGTGTGAGTGCACTGTCGAAGGAGCGGCCTGCGCTAGAACCGAATGCACCTCTCTGCCCCCAGCTTGTATCCATGTCAGCCACTACCCAACCGACTGCTGCCCGAGGTGCGAGAAAATAGGCTGCGAGTACAGGGGAGAGGTCTTTGAGCTCGGAGAACAGTTCCAG CCCTCGGAGTGCGAGCAGTGCACCTGTGACATGGACGGCATCGCCCGCTGCCTGGTGGCAGATTGCGCCCCTCCTCCCTGTGTCAACCCTGTCTACGAGAAAGGGAAGTGCTGTCCAGAGTGCAAAGAAG GCCCAAATTGTTACGCAGACTCTTCCCAGACACAAGTGATCCCAGGAGGGGAGCCAGTGTGGATCGATTCCTGTACCAAGTGCCGATGCCACGACGGGCAGGATGCGGGCTACTGGGAGGGCAACCGTGTGGCCCAGTGTGTGCGAGTGCAGACCTGTACTCTGGATGATGGGGATAGCCACAACTGA